Within Burkholderia diffusa, the genomic segment GACCAGCGCTGCGGCACGTTCTTCACGAGCTTCTTGTTGACGAGCAACGCGATGTTCAGCGAATGCACCGCGAACCAGCGGCCGTCGGCCGCGCGGAACACCGCCGGCAGCTTGTCGAAATTGACCGGCTTGAACGGCGCGACGACGTCCCTGGCCGTCGCATCGAGCGCCGACGCCGCGAAGTAATACGCCGTGTCGGCCTGCGGGCGGCGTCGCGACTTGTCGAGCGCGACGACGGTGGCCGCCGAGCCGATGTCGTTGTACGTGATCTCGACCTTCGGGTAACGCTTGCGGAATTCGGCGAACAGCGACTTCCAGTTCGCCCACTCCGGACCCGTGTCGAACGACACGACGAGCCCTTCATCGGCGGCCTTCTCGTACAGCGCGTCCTCGCCGGGATAGAGCGGCGCGGCATGGGCCAGCGCCGGCGCGAGGGTCACGAACGCGCAGAGCGCCAGCAGGCGGCGGCGCGTCGCATGAAGAAAGTTGCGGCGTGCAGACATCGTGATTCTCCGTTGAGTGAATAGGGTCGCCCGCGCTCACGCGGCGGGCAGCACGAGCAGATGGCGCGGCTCGATCGACACGCAGCGCGCGGGCAGTTCGCGCCCTTCGCCGAGCAGTGCGTCGGCCGCGCCGGCCGGCACGAAGTCGAAGCGCTGTGTCGCGCCGAAGTAACGCACCTCGCCGACCCGGCCATCGATGCGGTTCGTGACGTCCGCGGGCGGATCGGGCTGCAGGTGTTCCGGCCGGATCAGCACCTCGACCGCGTCACCCGGCCGGTGCGCGCCCGTATCCGCGCGCAGCGTCGCGAACCGCACGTCGACCGCGCCATGCGCGAGCACACGGCCGCGCAGCAGCGTCGAATGGCCGACGAAGCGTGCGACCTGCACGGTTGCCGGACGCTCGTACAGGTCGCGCGGGGTGCCGGCCTGGAGCATGCGTCCGCCGTCGACGATCGCCACGCGATCGGCCATGCTGAGTGCTTCGTCCTGGTCGTGCGTGACAAGCAGCGTCGTCGCGCCGCATGCGCGCTGCAGCGCGCGGATTTCGTCGCGCAGCTGGTGGCGAATGCCGGCGTCGAGGGCCGCGAGCGGCTCGTCGAGCAGCAGCAGCTTCGGTTCGATCACGAGCGCGCGGGCCAGCGCGACGCGCTGCTGCTGCCCCCCGGACAGCAGCGCCGTGCCGCGGCCGGCCTGCGCGGCAAGACCGACGCGTTCGAGCATCTCGAGCGCGCGGCGGCGGCGCGGCGCCGCGGCCATGCCGCGCATCTTCAGGCCATAGGCGACGTTGTCGACGACCGACAGGTTCGGAAACAGCGCGTAGTGCTGGAACACCATCCCGACCTCGCGCTGCCACACCGGCACGCCGGCCATGTCGCGGCCGCCGATCGCGATACGGCCGCGATAGCCGTCGAGCAGGCCGGCCGCGACGCGCAGCAGCGTCGATTTGCCGGAGCCGCTGCGGCCCATCACGGCAAGCAGTTCGCCCTGCGCTGCGGACAGCGTGACCGCGTCGACGCCGTGACGGGCGCCCGGATACTGGAAGCTGACGTTTTCGAAATCGAGACTCATGACGGTTTCACTTCAGGCGTTGCACGGTGAAGACGGAGGCGAGCGTCGCGATCACGGCGAGGACGAGCAGCACGACGGTCGCCGCGCAGGCCATCCCCGACGCGCCGTAGAACGCCTGCAGCAGCACGATCGGATAGTTGCGGTAACGGAAGCCCGCGA encodes:
- a CDS encoding ABC transporter ATP-binding protein; the protein is MSLDFENVSFQYPGARHGVDAVTLSAAQGELLAVMGRSGSGKSTLLRVAAGLLDGYRGRIAIGGRDMAGVPVWQREVGMVFQHYALFPNLSVVDNVAYGLKMRGMAAAPRRRRALEMLERVGLAAQAGRGTALLSGGQQQRVALARALVIEPKLLLLDEPLAALDAGIRHQLRDEIRALQRACGATTLLVTHDQDEALSMADRVAIVDGGRMLQAGTPRDLYERPATVQVARFVGHSTLLRGRVLAHGAVDVRFATLRADTGAHRPGDAVEVLIRPEHLQPDPPADVTNRIDGRVGEVRYFGATQRFDFVPAGAADALLGEGRELPARCVSIEPRHLLVLPAA